GTCTCGTGTTGATGGTTCTGTTATTTCTAGGAGATTTGTATGTTCAAAGGAGGGTTTTCAGACCAATTCAAGAACTGGTTGTCCTGCTTTCATAAGGGTGCAAAAGGCTGATTCTGGGAAATGGGTTCTTGCCAATATCAACAAGGAACATAACCATGAACTTGAACTTCCTGGTGAGATCTGCCCTTCGCGTATACAGAGGAAATCTCTTCCAAACCCCAGAACAACAGCTGTCATTTCTACTAGGACAGGAATTAGATCACATGAGGAAGAAGGTCCATCCGGTGTTGTTGATGCCAAACGACTCAAACATGATGAATTTAGAGGAGAACCAGCAGGTGAACCatacaaaggtcttgagttcacTTCTGCTAATGAAGCATATCAGTTTTACTGCACGTTTGCAGCTAGTACAGGGTTCAGAGTTCGGATTGGTCAGTTATTCCGTTCTAAGCATGATGGGTCTATTACATCCCGAAGATTTGTCTGCTCAAAGGAAGGGCATCAGCACCCTTCTAGAGTAGGTTGTGGAGCATTTATGAGGATACAAAGACAAGAAACAGGAAGGTGGGTTGTTGACCATCTTCAGAAGGAACACAATCATGAATTTGACACTGCAACTGATGCCAGTCAGAGAACAACTTCTGTGACAAAGGGATTTAGAGAAGAAGTAATCAGTGggttggaaaatttggatcTAGTTGAAACAAATGGTGGTCTTAGTCTAGTTAAAAGAGGCCGAGAAAGTAATATTGGAAGTGATTGGTACAATGTACTTCTTGAATATTTTCAGTCTCGGCAAGCGGAAGACACAGGATTTTTCTATGCAGTGGAGATGGATAATGGCAAAGCTATGAGCATCTTCTGGGCTGATGCACGGTCTAGATTTTCCTGCACTCAGTTTGGGGATGCCATCGTATTTGATACGGGATACAGGAGGGGTAGTTATTCAGTGCCATTTGCATCATTTGTTGGCGTTAATCACCACCGGCAGCCAGTACTTCTTGGCTGTGCTCTAATTGCTGATGAATCTGAGGAATCATTTACTTGGGTGTTTCAAGCATGGCTTAGGGCTATGTCTGGCCGGTGTCCTGTGTCAATAATAGCTGATCAGGACAAAGCAATTACATATTCCATTGCGAATATTTTTCCTGGGACACATCATCGGTTTTCTTCATGGCAAATGCTGGCCAAGGAACAAGAAAACCTGGGAGCACTGCTGTCCTTGAACTCTGAGTTCAAATATGAATTTGAGGCTTGTATTTCACAGAGTCAGACAGCTAGCGAATTTGATTCTGCATGGAATGTTCTAATTAATAACTATAATTTGAAAGAGAACACGTGGTTGAAGGAAATGTACACGATGCGTAAAAGTTGGGTTCCTTTGTACATAAAGGGCACGTTCTTTGCAGGTATCCCAGTGGATGGAAGCATAAAGTCTTACTTTGGTACAGTATTGACAGCACATACTCCCCTTAATGAATTTGTTATACGTTATGAGAAAGCAGTTGAACAGCGACGTgaagatgaaagaaaagaagattttAACTCCTTTAATTTGCAGGCAGTTTTGCACACAAAAGATCCCATAGAAGAACAGTGTCGAAGGCTTTACACAATAATAATGTTCAAAGTCTTTCAGAAGGAGCTCTTAGAATGCTATAGCTATGCTGGAATAAAGATTAATGTTGAAGGTGCTATTAGCAGGTATATAGTGCAGAAGTGTGGCAATGGGGATGAAAGGAATACTGTTGCATTTAATGCTTCAAATCTTAGCATCAGTTGCAGTTGTAAACTCTTCGAATTTGAAGGCATGCTTTGTAGACATGCGTTGAAGGTGTTCCAAATTATGAACATAAGGGAACTTCCATCTCGTTATGTCTTACATAGGTGGACCAAGAACGCAAAATATGGAATACTGCGTGATATTGATTCAGGTGGTGGCTCACAGGATCTCAAGGCATTGATGCTGT
This Coffea arabica cultivar ET-39 chromosome 3e, Coffea Arabica ET-39 HiFi, whole genome shotgun sequence DNA region includes the following protein-coding sequences:
- the LOC113738182 gene encoding protein FAR1-RELATED SEQUENCE 7, with protein sequence MSREELGNAITVRAKPIALMVVKANGHRDDEGESKLEPHVGLEFDSAEDAQEFYNLYATQVGFRIRIGQLYRSRVDGSVISRRFVCSKEGFQTNSRTGCPAFIRVQKADSGKWVLANINKEHNHELELPGEICPSRIQRKSLPNPRTTAVISTRTGIRSHEEEGPSGVVDAKRLKHDEFRGEPAGEPYKGLEFTSANEAYQFYCTFAASTGFRVRIGQLFRSKHDGSITSRRFVCSKEGHQHPSRVGCGAFMRIQRQETGRWVVDHLQKEHNHEFDTATDASQRTTSVTKGFREEVISGLENLDLVETNGGLSLVKRGRESNIGSDWYNVLLEYFQSRQAEDTGFFYAVEMDNGKAMSIFWADARSRFSCTQFGDAIVFDTGYRRGSYSVPFASFVGVNHHRQPVLLGCALIADESEESFTWVFQAWLRAMSGRCPVSIIADQDKAITYSIANIFPGTHHRFSSWQMLAKEQENLGALLSLNSEFKYEFEACISQSQTASEFDSAWNVLINNYNLKENTWLKEMYTMRKSWVPLYIKGTFFAGIPVDGSIKSYFGTVLTAHTPLNEFVIRYEKAVEQRREDERKEDFNSFNLQAVLHTKDPIEEQCRRLYTIIMFKVFQKELLECYSYAGIKINVEGAISRYIVQKCGNGDERNTVAFNASNLSISCSCKLFEFEGMLCRHALKVFQIMNIRELPSRYVLHRWTKNAKYGILRDIDSGGGSQDLKALMLWSLREEARNYIDAGAASLERYKLAFEIMQEGRRNLCWQN